The genomic stretch TACAGTAATTACAAACTGAATCTGACCATGAGGAATGTTATTCTCTTGTATTACACGGATGGCTTCAAATAGAGCTGCAATACCTGCTTTATCATCCGCACCTAAAATGGTTGTCCCATCACTGCGAATAAATCCATCTTCAGAGATCTGCGGGTTGATTCCTTCGCCAGGAGCGACTGTATCCATGTGACATGTGAAAAACAGTTTTGGAGCCTCATTCGTTCCTTCTGCTTTCCATGTGACAATCAAGTTGCCTGCGCCGTGGCCTGTTTCTTCTTTGGTGTTGTCTTCTCTCACTTCAAGTCCAAGCTCTGTAAACTTTGTTTTCAGTACTTCGGAAATTTGCTGTTCATATTGAGTTACACTATCGATCTGAACCAGATCCATAAATTCCTTTGTTATCCGTTCCTGATTAATCATGGTTATCATCCCTTCTAGTTAGACTTTTCACTATGCTATGGATAAGTTACAATAGACTATAATTATGGTATAAAAGGAGCTTACTGATGCAACAAAAAAAATGGTTTAAAGTTGTAATCTATCTGATGTTAATTGCGATGATTGCCTCAACGTTGTTAATTGTTATTGAACCACTGCTCTTCGGATAAGAGATTTGCTAAAAAAAGAATAGGACAAGCTTAGCCCTCTCTTTGCTTCTCACTATAGAAGAACAGGGAGGGTATTTTCTTATCACCACTTTAATCTCAAACGTGTACCTCTGCGGCCCAAACCGGATCAAAGCCAAATTGCTGAGCAAAAATAGGAACCAGCTCCCGTGCTACTTGCTCCGTCGTGTGAACAAGACCTGTACAATCTTCTAAAGTGGTTACCCCAAACTCCTCAATTCCGCATGGGACAATCCCGCCAAATCCTTCACTTTGTAATCCCGATTTGATATTAAATGCAAATCCGTGACTCGTAATAAAGTCTTTTCGATACGAAGTACTGCGATTAAATTTAATGCCTATGGCACAAATTTTAAAGTTCCCTACCCATACTCCTGTATACTGCTCTTTACGGCCTGCTTCAATACCAAAGGACCTTAAATACGTGATAATTACTTCTTCCACATTCCTTAAATGAGCATGTAAGTCAATTTCTTTACCTCGGCCCAAAAACATGATGGGGTATGCAACGAGCTGACCGGGTCCGTGATAGGTAATATCACCGCCTCGATCGATCTGATAGACTGAAATGCCTTTTTTCTTCCGATCTTCCTCACTAATCAGCAAATGTTCCGGATGTCGCTGCGTACCGATCGTATATGTAGGCGGATGCTGCAAAAGCAGCAGGTGTTCCTGCTGCTCTCCGGCATCGATGTCATGGACCATTCTTTTCTGTAAATCCCATGCTTCACCGTAATCCATCATATCGGTATAGCTTACAACAAGCGGTCTATTCATACGAATATACCTCCCCATGATTAACTCACCACATACCACAGATGTTTTAGTATAGCTTCGTGTCTAAAGAATAACTTTCTAAATTCTCTTTTACTCGCTGCAGGAATCTTCCTGAAATGACACCGTCCAAAATACGATGATCCAGGGACAAACATAAATTAGCCATCGATCTTACGGCAATCATGTCATTAATAACGACAGGCTTCTTCACAATAGATTCAAAGGTAAGAATAGCAGCCTGCGGATAGTTGATAATAGGATAAGACAGAATAGAACCAAACGAACCCGTATTATTTACGGTGAATGTTCCTCCCTGCATATCATCCAGTTTTAACGTACCTTCTCTGGTTCTTCTTGCAAGATCTTCAATCTCATGAGCTAGTCCAGCAATATTTTTGGTGTCTGCTCGCTGAATAACGGGAGTCATTACTGAATCTTCCGTTCCTACGGCAAGAGAAATATTAATATCACGTTTTACAATGATTTTATCAACAGCCCATACCGAGTTCATGATTGGATAATCTTTGATCGCATTAACTACTGCTTTGAGTAGAAAAGCCAAATAAGTTAAATTAATACCTTCTTTACGTTTAAAATCATCTTTCAGTTTATTACGCAAAGTAACAAGATTTGTCACATCTACTTCGATCATCGTCCAAGCATGCGGTATTTCCGTTACACTCTGACGCATATTTCTAGCGATTGCGTTACGAACCGGTGTAATATCGATGTATTGCTCTGCTCTTCCTTGCGTAAACCCGTCGACTTCAATCTTCGGCAATTTTGGTGTTTCTGATAAATGAATGCCAGAATGACGAACAGGGATAGATGGATCCATAGATAGATTCTGTGGCTTCTGTGGCTCAGAAGACAAACTGCTCGGTGCTTCTTTCCGTTCTTCCTGCATAAATCCTGACGTTTGCTGCTGCGTATTTCCACTTTCTACGAAACGGAGTACATCCTTGCGCGTAATTCGGCCATTCATTCCGGTTCCCGGCACTTGGCTTAGATCAATACCATGCTCCGCTGCAAGACTCTGAACGGCTGGTGAATAACGATTACGCATGGAGCCTTCCATAGCACCTGCTGTGGACGCAGTTTGGGCGACTTGATCTGAAGTACTAGTCTCAGAAGTGTCACCCACAATTCCGGTTCCTGCTGCAGCATGGACTTCCATACGGCAGATGAGTTCGCCTACTCCAACCGTTTGACCTTCTTCTGCCGTAAGTTCACCCATAATCCCTTCTACCGTAGAAGGAATCTCTGCATTCACTTTATCCGTAATTACTTCACAGATCGGTTCATATTGTTCTACCCGATCTCCTGGTTTTTTTAGCCATTTGGCGATCGTCGCAGATACGAGTGATTCTGCAAGCTGCGGCATAACCACTTCAATCAACTTCTTTTGTCCTGCCATGTTTTGTCACTCCAATTCTTCCCCCTCATCTCTGAGGAGGCCTAGTCTTAATACATTGCAAGCTTAAGCATTGCATCTTTTACTTTATCTTTACTCAGCATGTAGAATCTTTCCATTGGTGGACTGATCGGCATTGCAGGCACATCAGGACCGCAAAGACGTTCAATCGGAGCATCCAGATCAAACAGACATTCTTCATTAATAATGGCAGATACTTCTGCTCCGACTCCGCCTGTTTTGTTATCTTCATGGATAATAAGCACTTTCCCCGTATGTTTTGCTGCAGCTATGATCGCTTCTTTATCAAGAGGCTGTAGTGTACGCAGGTCCAAAACATGCGCAGTGATTCCTTGTTCTTTTTCGAGTTCCTCTGCGGCTTGCATTACAAAATGCAGCGGCTGTGAGTAAGCAATCACGGTAATATCGTCACCTTCACGAAGTAAGTTGGCCTTACCAATCGGTACGATGTAATCTTCTTCAGGCACTTCTTCCTTCGAGAGACGATACATTTTTTTATTTTCAAAGAAAAGCACAGGATCTGGATCACGAACTGCTGCTTTAAGAAGCCCCTTCGCATCATATGCGGTATAAGGTGCTACAATCTTAAGCCCCGGGGTGCCAAAGAAAATGGATTCCGGACACTGAGAGTGGTATAGACCACCAAAAATACCGCCGCCGATTGGCGCACGAATTACAACAGGACAGCTCCAATCATTGTTC from Paenibacillus polygoni encodes the following:
- the prli42 gene encoding stressosome-associated protein Prli42, whose amino-acid sequence is MQQKKWFKVVIYLMLIAMIASTLLIVIEPLLFG
- the lipB gene encoding lipoyl(octanoyl) transferase LipB, coding for MNRPLVVSYTDMMDYGEAWDLQKRMVHDIDAGEQQEHLLLLQHPPTYTIGTQRHPEHLLISEEDRKKKGISVYQIDRGGDITYHGPGQLVAYPIMFLGRGKEIDLHAHLRNVEEVIITYLRSFGIEAGRKEQYTGVWVGNFKICAIGIKFNRSTSYRKDFITSHGFAFNIKSGLQSEGFGGIVPCGIEEFGVTTLEDCTGLVHTTEQVARELVPIFAQQFGFDPVWAAEVHV
- a CDS encoding dihydrolipoamide acetyltransferase family protein; this encodes MAGQKKLIEVVMPQLAESLVSATIAKWLKKPGDRVEQYEPICEVITDKVNAEIPSTVEGIMGELTAEEGQTVGVGELICRMEVHAAAGTGIVGDTSETSTSDQVAQTASTAGAMEGSMRNRYSPAVQSLAAEHGIDLSQVPGTGMNGRITRKDVLRFVESGNTQQQTSGFMQEERKEAPSSLSSEPQKPQNLSMDPSIPVRHSGIHLSETPKLPKIEVDGFTQGRAEQYIDITPVRNAIARNMRQSVTEIPHAWTMIEVDVTNLVTLRNKLKDDFKRKEGINLTYLAFLLKAVVNAIKDYPIMNSVWAVDKIIVKRDINISLAVGTEDSVMTPVIQRADTKNIAGLAHEIEDLARRTREGTLKLDDMQGGTFTVNNTGSFGSILSYPIINYPQAAILTFESIVKKPVVINDMIAVRSMANLCLSLDHRILDGVISGRFLQRVKENLESYSLDTKLY
- a CDS encoding alpha-ketoacid dehydrogenase subunit beta, which gives rise to MAEMEYIDAIRLAMKEEMERDESVFVLGEDVGVKGGVFTTTKGLMEQFGEMRVMDTPLSESAIAGVAIGAAMYGMKPIAEMQYSDFMLPATNQIISEAAKIRYRSNNDWSCPVVIRAPIGGGIFGGLYHSQCPESIFFGTPGLKIVAPYTAYDAKGLLKAAVRDPDPVLFFENKKMYRLSKEEVPEEDYIVPIGKANLLREGDDITVIAYSQPLHFVMQAAEELEKEQGITAHVLDLRTLQPLDKEAIIAAAKHTGKVLIIHEDNKTGGVGAEVSAIINEECLFDLDAPIERLCGPDVPAMPISPPMERFYMLSKDKVKDAMLKLAMY